Genomic DNA from Candidatus Koribacter versatilis Ellin345:
TTGTACATCACGACCTTTATGAAATCGGAATACTTCGCGAGCTCCTGCAGGTCTTGTTCCGCGCGATAGATGGGGTTGAACGAGTTGTTGTGCCAGATGTGCCAACCCACCGGCACCGCCGGTTTCGCTGCTTTGACGGTCTTGTAGATGGCGGCGTAGTTTTCGCGAAGACCATCCGTGAAGAGCATTTCCCAGGCGGCCAGTTCGGGATAGCGCAACAGGATCCGCCAGAATTGAACGTAGTATCCGTCCACGGGGCGCTTGCCGCCGCGAGACGCGCGAACGAATTTTTCCAACTCAAGAAATCCCTGCCGTGCGCGCTCCGGGTTGATGCCGCGCTGCTTCGCCTTGGCCTGACAGAACTCGCAGAAGCAGGTCACCTCTCCGGGATCGATTGGCGGCGTGTCGTGGGTGGCGCCCAGACTGTCGGAAAGCGCGCCCTGCCGTTCCGAGCCCCACATGATTCCGTCAATGTCGTAGGACCGCGCGTAGTCTTCGACCAGGCCGGTGAAGAAATTTCGATAGTCGGGATTGTTGACGCAGAGCGTCTCGGTGTTCCGCCCGTGGAGGTCGCGTTCCTGGACCTTCGCGATGTTGGGCAGGTCGGTGCGAAACACGTCCTCCAGCCAGCAGATGACTTTCATGCCACGCTTCTTCGCGGCGGGGAGAACTTCCGCCAGGATGTCGAGGTTGCCGTGGTCGGGCGCGCGCGTTTCCTTGATCACCGTGTTCTTGTAGAACTCAGGATGAGGCGTGGCGAAGTTCCCGCCGTGAAAGTTGAGATCGTACTCCTGCTTGCCGTGATCGGGCAGCGGCTGTCCGTGAATCTGCCGGCCGGCAATGCCGCGGCCGTAGGTGAATACCGCAAGAAACAGGGTATTCACGCCGGCGCGCTCCTGGAGTACATCCAGGACTTTCTCCGTGCCTTCGTCCACAAACGAAACTGCGCCCACCTGGATGCCGATCATTTTGGAAGAGACATCGCCAAGTGCGAAATTTGGCAGAGCGAGGGCAGCGCCGGTGCCAGCCGCGAGCTTCACGAACTCGCGGCGATTCACGTCGAACTTCAACATGCGCGACTCCTATTTTCGTTGGTAGCAGCCGATGTCGATGTTGCCAGATTTCGTCCGCGGCGAGCCGTCAAGATCCAGTGCTCCCACCGGCATTCCGTCAATGGCTCCTGCGGCGATGGCCTTAGAGTCTGGCTGCAGGTGGAAGTCCTTCGCGGCAGCGTCGACAAAATGGGGATCCTGAAAATGCGAATTGCGGTCATTGCCGCTGGCCTGCGAGTACTCTTCAAATCCCGTCACAGTGGCGGCAGTGTTTTTCCACGTGCTCGCCTTGGCACCGGAAGCGCAGTAATAGAGGTTGTGATCGATATTCGCGGGCGGTTGGCCGGGCTTGACTTCAGTTTTGAGAATCGTCATCAGGCACTGCGGCCCGGCGTACACGATGTTATTCGCGAAAATATTGTCTGCCATGTTCCATTGCATCTGGAACTCACCGGAGCCGGTGGCCGAGGTGTCGTCGTCGTAGAGCGTGTTGTTGATCACCGTGCAGTGCTCGGTGTGTCCGCGCTGCGGATCGTAGCCGCCGATGGAAACACCGGCGGTGTGGTTGTGATAGACGAGATTGTTGCGCGCGATGACGTAGCTGGTGGCGCGGTCCTTGTGCTCACTCGCCAGCTCGATGCCGAAGTCCACATCGTGAACTACGTTGTGTTCGATAAGGATCCGGGTGCCGCCGTCCACGTAAATGCCGTCGGAAGATTCATCGTTACGGTAAGCGGGATTGCCCTTCGAGGTGATGTTGTAAACCAAGTTGCCACTGACGAGCCCGTCGCGCGCCTGGTCCACCGCCGGGTCGGGCGCGGTATGCTCGAAACCGATGACGTCGATGCCAATGTTGTTGTTGTCGTGCACAACGTTGTGCGTGATGCGGAAGTTGGTGACGTTCCCGTTCACCACCACCGACTCGCTCGAACCGGTCTTGAGGTGATGCACCTCGTTGCCATCGATGACCAAATCCGTGATCGGAGTTTTGGCGCTGGTTCCGTACACCGCAATGCCAAACGCGTTGGCGCCGTGCCCCGGACCATCGCGCCCTTCAAATGTCTGCTGAATGTGGTGGACGTTGTTCTTCAGCAGCTCGATGTGAGAGCCCGCGCCCATTACGTCGATGCCTAGCGGAGCGAGGTCATGCTCGGCGGTGCGGAAGTTGCGAATCTCAAAGCCTTCGACCCGCACATAACTCTGGTCGTGAATCGTCAGTACGCCGGTCCTTCCGGGCGGCGTGATGTGCTCGGCCTCGAGGATCGCCGCCTCGCCGGGATAACTTCGAAACGTGATGAAACCATCGCTGGCGTTGCCGGATGCGTGGAGGCTCACCAGCTCTTCGTAGGTTCCGCCGCGCACGTTGACGGTACTGCCCGCGCGCGCCGTGTCTGCGGCATGTTGAATGGTGCGCCACGGCGCTGCTTGCGTGCCGGCATTTGAATCCTTCCCGGTCGTCGCAACGTAGAAAGATGTGTTCGGCTGGCCATATGCTGCGCAGACG
This window encodes:
- a CDS encoding right-handed parallel beta-helix repeat-containing protein yields the protein MKISILFAFLACVCAAYGQPNTSFYVATTGKDSNAGTQAAPWRTIQHAADTARAGSTVNVRGGTYEELVSLHASGNASDGFITFRSYPGEAAILEAEHITPPGRTGVLTIHDQSYVRVEGFEIRNFRTAEHDLAPLGIDVMGAGSHIELLKNNVHHIQQTFEGRDGPGHGANAFGIAVYGTSAKTPITDLVIDGNEVHHLKTGSSESVVVNGNVTNFRITHNVVHDNNNIGIDVIGFEHTAPDPAVDQARDGLVSGNLVYNITSKGNPAYRNDESSDGIYVDGGTRILIEHNVVHDVDFGIELASEHKDRATSYVIARNNLVYHNHTAGVSIGGYDPQRGHTEHCTVINNTLYDDDTSATGSGEFQMQWNMADNIFANNIVYAGPQCLMTILKTEVKPGQPPANIDHNLYYCASGAKASTWKNTAATVTGFEEYSQASGNDRNSHFQDPHFVDAAAKDFHLQPDSKAIAAGAIDGMPVGALDLDGSPRTKSGNIDIGCYQRK